From Cetobacterium sp. ZOR0034, a single genomic window includes:
- a CDS encoding bifunctional UDP-sugar hydrolase/5'-nucleotidase, translating to MRSTKFFVLGALLSLALVGCGKKEEAPKTATNTEVKEYSENKLNLEKKVITKGEAGAEEVILSFAATSDVHGRIYPYEYGIDSEDKSAGFAKTYTIVKSLREQNPNLILMDIGDTVQDNSAELFNNLETHPMVEAMNTMNYDAWILGNHEFNFEKDFLLRNVKNFKGSVISVNIENEDDGSKFVLPYQIYEIEGVRVALMGGIPPHVPMWEASAPEHFKGLTFEDPMTAVKETLDELEGKYDVLVGAFHLGRKDEYGKTGVFDLAEAYPQFDLIFAGHEHARYVTDVNGTTVLEPGAYGWGVSNGEIKVAKKDGKWQVQNIVAKNIETKDVDADAAMLDQFKNVHDESRADANKVVGKVNAKFIEKTDYITGEDKVTTMPTSQLEDNAIIELINEVQNHYAKSDVSAAAVFNFDSNLNAGDFKKKDVAFIYKYTNTLMGVNMTGANLLKYMEWSMDYYNTTEPGDVTISFNPKVRGYNYDMFDGVNYKVDISKPAGERIVDATIKGEAIDPAKVYKVAVNNYRFGTLLNLGLVTTEDKYYDSYEELQDGGRIRDLIVRYVQENLNGELTPKVDNNWSIVGFDENVPGRAEIIEKIRTGEIKIPMSEDGRTLNVQSVNINSL from the coding sequence GTGAGAAGTACTAAGTTCTTTGTTTTAGGAGCACTTTTATCGTTAGCTTTAGTTGGTTGCGGGAAAAAAGAAGAAGCACCTAAAACAGCAACAAACACAGAGGTTAAGGAGTATTCTGAGAATAAGCTTAACTTAGAGAAAAAAGTTATAACAAAAGGAGAGGCGGGAGCAGAAGAGGTAATACTATCGTTTGCAGCGACATCTGACGTTCACGGAAGAATCTATCCATATGAGTATGGTATCGACTCTGAGGATAAAAGTGCAGGATTTGCTAAAACTTATACAATTGTAAAATCTTTAAGAGAGCAAAATCCAAATTTAATATTAATGGATATTGGAGATACTGTTCAGGATAACAGTGCTGAGTTATTCAATAACTTAGAAACACATCCAATGGTAGAAGCTATGAACACAATGAACTATGATGCTTGGATTTTAGGAAACCACGAGTTCAACTTTGAAAAAGATTTCTTATTAAGAAATGTTAAAAACTTTAAAGGATCTGTAATCTCTGTAAATATAGAGAATGAAGATGATGGTTCTAAGTTTGTATTACCTTACCAAATCTATGAGATAGAGGGAGTAAGAGTTGCTTTAATGGGAGGAATACCACCTCACGTTCCTATGTGGGAAGCATCAGCACCAGAGCACTTCAAAGGACTTACTTTTGAAGACCCTATGACAGCTGTAAAGGAAACTTTAGATGAACTAGAAGGAAAGTATGATGTACTTGTAGGAGCGTTCCACTTAGGAAGAAAAGATGAGTACGGAAAAACTGGAGTATTTGATTTAGCAGAAGCTTATCCTCAATTTGATTTAATCTTTGCAGGACATGAGCATGCTAGATATGTTACAGATGTAAATGGAACGACAGTTCTTGAGCCAGGAGCTTACGGATGGGGAGTTTCAAACGGAGAGATTAAAGTAGCTAAGAAAGATGGAAAGTGGCAAGTACAAAATATAGTTGCTAAAAACATTGAAACTAAAGATGTAGATGCTGATGCAGCTATGTTAGATCAATTTAAAAATGTTCATGATGAATCAAGAGCAGATGCAAACAAAGTAGTAGGAAAAGTAAACGCTAAGTTTATTGAAAAAACTGATTACATAACAGGTGAAGATAAAGTTACAACTATGCCAACATCTCAATTAGAAGATAATGCAATCATTGAGTTAATCAATGAAGTTCAAAACCACTATGCTAAGTCAGATGTATCTGCAGCAGCAGTGTTTAACTTTGATTCAAACTTAAATGCAGGAGATTTCAAAAAGAAAGATGTTGCGTTCATCTACAAATATACAAACACACTTATGGGTGTAAATATGACTGGAGCTAACTTATTAAAGTATATGGAGTGGTCAATGGATTACTACAATACAACAGAGCCAGGAGATGTAACTATATCGTTCAATCCAAAAGTTAGAGGATATAACTACGATATGTTTGATGGAGTAAACTATAAAGTTGATATTTCAAAACCAGCTGGAGAGAGAATAGTTGACGCTACAATAAAAGGAGAGGCGATCGATCCTGCTAAAGTATACAAGGTAGCTGTAAACAACTATAGATTTGGAACTCTTTTAAACTTAGGACTTGTGACAACTGAGGACAAGTATTATGACTCTTATGAAGAGTTACAAGATGGTGGAAGAATTAGAGACTTAATTGTTAGATATGTTCAAGAGAATTTAAATGGAGAGTTAACTCCAAAAGTTGATAACAACTGGTCAATAGTTGGATTTGATGAAAACGTTCCAGGAAGAGCGGAGATAATTGAAAAAATCAGAACAGGAGAGATAAAAATTCCTATGTCTGAAGATGGAAGAACTCTTAATGTTCAATCAGTAAACATTAATAGTCTATAA
- a CDS encoding type I phosphomannose isomerase catalytic subunit has translation MYLLKFKKNLVEKVWGGRGFEKTLGFDLPTEELYGESWEVSCHPSGMSYVENGELEGQSLETLFQKFGKELVGNEIIDKYGEKFPLLIKYLDINDKLSVQVHPSDEYALRVEKEFGKSEVWYVMEASEDAKLILGLKPEITPEIYKEKVDKKDFTNLFNEVSVKKGDFIDVKPGVVHGTLEGSILICEIQQNSDTTYRIYDFDREVNGVKRELHLDKAMDVIKFGEEVEVSSELSREKIKEQDATIEELIRGEYFSIDRLLVDGKFTDEKYKNFKIYSMLDGEGFLVAEDKKYNVKKGDTYFIPANKEVVIEGKLEVMKSYI, from the coding sequence ATGTATCTATTAAAATTTAAGAAAAACTTAGTTGAAAAAGTATGGGGTGGAAGAGGGTTTGAAAAAACTTTAGGCTTTGATTTACCGACTGAAGAGTTGTATGGAGAGTCTTGGGAAGTTAGTTGCCATCCTTCAGGAATGTCTTATGTTGAAAATGGAGAGTTAGAGGGGCAATCTTTAGAAACGTTATTCCAAAAATTTGGAAAAGAGCTTGTAGGAAATGAAATAATAGATAAGTATGGAGAAAAGTTTCCTCTTTTAATAAAATATCTAGATATAAATGATAAGTTATCAGTACAGGTTCATCCAAGTGATGAGTATGCTTTAAGAGTAGAAAAAGAGTTTGGAAAAAGTGAAGTTTGGTATGTTATGGAAGCTAGCGAAGATGCTAAATTAATCTTAGGGTTGAAACCAGAGATTACCCCAGAAATATATAAAGAAAAAGTAGATAAAAAAGATTTTACAAACCTATTTAATGAAGTTAGTGTAAAAAAAGGTGATTTTATAGACGTTAAACCAGGAGTAGTTCATGGTACATTAGAAGGTTCTATTTTAATATGTGAAATTCAACAAAATTCAGATACAACATATAGAATATATGATTTTGATAGAGAAGTAAATGGAGTAAAAAGAGAGTTACATTTAGACAAGGCTATGGATGTTATAAAATTTGGAGAAGAGGTTGAAGTTAGCTCTGAATTATCAAGAGAAAAGATAAAAGAGCAAGATGCAACGATAGAAGAGTTAATAAGAGGAGAGTATTTCTCAATTGATAGATTGTTAGTAGATGGAAAGTTTACAGATGAGAAGTATAAAAACTTTAAAATATATTCAATGTTAGATGGAGAGGGATTCTTAGTAGCAGAGGATAAAAAATATAATGTCAAAAAAGGGGATACTTACTTTATTCCAGCAAATAAAGAAGTAGTAATAGAAGGAAAACTTGAGGTAATGAAAAGTTACATTTAG
- the pgk gene encoding phosphoglycerate kinase, with the protein MAKKIVTDLQVAGKKVLMRVDFNVPMKDGKITDENRIVAALPTIKYVLENGGKVIAFSHLGKVKEAADLEKRNIEPVAKRLAELLGQPVTFINATRGEELETAVANLKDGEILMFQNTRFEDLEGKKESKNDPELGKYWASLGDLFVNDAFGTAHRAHASNVGIAANIGEGNTAAGFLMEKEIKFIGGAVDAPERPLVAILGGAKVSDKIGVIENLLVKADKILIGGAMMFTFFKALGKDTGKSLVEEDKVELAKSLLEKAEGKIILPIDTVICKEFSNDAPHSVVSVDAIPADEMGLDVGPATVALFTEQLVGAKTVVWNGPMGVFEMSNYAKGTIGVCEAIANLENSTTIIGGGDSAAAAISLGFADKFSHISTGGGASLEYLEGKKLPGVESISDR; encoded by the coding sequence ATGGCAAAGAAAATTGTAACTGATTTACAAGTAGCTGGAAAGAAAGTTTTAATGAGAGTTGATTTCAACGTTCCTATGAAGGATGGAAAAATAACTGACGAAAACAGAATCGTAGCTGCTTTACCAACTATAAAATACGTTTTAGAAAATGGTGGAAAAGTAATCGCTTTCTCTCACTTAGGAAAAGTAAAAGAAGCTGCTGATTTAGAAAAGAGAAACATCGAGCCTGTTGCTAAGAGATTAGCTGAGCTTTTAGGACAACCAGTAACTTTCATCAACGCTACTAGAGGAGAAGAGTTAGAAACTGCAGTTGCTAACTTAAAAGATGGAGAAATCTTAATGTTCCAAAACACTAGATTCGAAGATTTAGAAGGTAAAAAAGAGTCTAAAAACGATCCTGAATTAGGAAAGTACTGGGCTTCTTTAGGAGATTTATTCGTTAACGATGCATTCGGAACTGCTCACAGAGCTCACGCATCTAACGTTGGAATCGCTGCTAACATCGGAGAAGGAAACACTGCTGCTGGATTCTTAATGGAAAAAGAGATCAAGTTCATCGGTGGAGCTGTTGATGCACCTGAGAGACCATTAGTTGCTATCTTAGGAGGAGCTAAAGTTTCTGACAAAATCGGAGTTATTGAAAACTTATTAGTTAAAGCTGATAAAATATTAATCGGTGGAGCTATGATGTTCACATTCTTCAAAGCTTTAGGAAAAGATACAGGAAAATCTCTTGTTGAAGAGGATAAAGTAGAATTAGCAAAATCATTATTAGAAAAAGCAGAAGGAAAAATCATTTTACCTATCGATACAGTAATCTGTAAAGAGTTCTCTAACGATGCTCCTCATTCAGTTGTATCTGTAGATGCTATTCCTGCTGATGAGATGGGATTAGACGTAGGACCTGCTACTGTTGCATTATTCACTGAGCAATTAGTTGGAGCTAAGACAGTTGTATGGAATGGACCAATGGGTGTATTCGAAATGTCTAACTACGCTAAAGGAACTATCGGAGTTTGTGAAGCTATCGCTAACTTAGAAAACTCTACAACTATCATCGGTGGAGGAGACTCTGCTGCTGCTGCTATCTCTTTAGGATTCGCTGACAAGTTCTCTCACATCTCTACTGGTGGAGGAGCTTCTCTTGAGTATTTAGAAGGTAAAAAATTACCAGGTGTAGAATCTATATCTGATAGATAA
- a CDS encoding HD domain-containing phosphohydrolase, with protein sequence MLKILLFSFILCCSLIAKDHTVLLENENSFFFYKEGREYKGLYPKIFQDISNRRNINLIVKELDTNLILDMEKGKDILIMDLIETVERRKKYYFIPTFFYLKANMYFLNAEYIDVTNFYKKRVGVIKGTYIDKEFSEKYEFLNSEIIDIETREKGIQMLKSGAIDGFVADNQYGFIDTLSKIELNRIPTMVTTLAVPKSEKKLYEDLKKYFENISPNSLKDMISESRREFYKDKFKNKYESLKNREINVVFPGEKSNYPLYYSEDGEEKGITAEYLSDVADILGLKLNRIVYAESKDWEDNHITAAATIETSVEKGDNYTNPYYTLTPVVFNRKEDGFITNLIEARKERFAVVDNSYYMDYLRKNLKEENFVYVKDMDEAIEKIRKNEADYSIADYKTLINKLYNSGYDQELKIAGILDKKYNLAMVIRKDEEELFEALKEISASFLNENMTKNIYWLKNNYEVTDYKRLVAVSLGLFLISLILMYRAKKGLLEKKKYQELMMSLVSSLEAVNQFNDFETGNHIKRLNMYSELLANKLGCSKKFCEEIGSVASLHDVGKIGIDRSVLKKPGKLTEEEFEVIKAHPEIGYEIIKKSGVSVMAENIARYHHEKWNGKGYPKGLKGEDIPLEARIVSIVDVYDALRQKRVYKEGFSHEKSIEIIKKESGESFDPELVRLFLENELKFERLFNSNN encoded by the coding sequence ATGCTGAAAATCTTACTATTTTCTTTCATATTATGTTGTAGCTTAATAGCGAAAGATCATACTGTATTGTTAGAAAATGAAAATAGTTTCTTCTTTTATAAGGAGGGGCGAGAGTACAAAGGATTATATCCCAAGATATTCCAAGATATAAGTAATAGAAGAAATATAAATTTAATAGTAAAAGAGTTAGATACTAATTTAATATTGGATATGGAAAAAGGTAAAGATATTTTAATTATGGATCTAATCGAGACTGTTGAGAGAAGAAAAAAGTATTATTTTATTCCAACGTTTTTCTATTTAAAAGCTAATATGTACTTTTTAAACGCTGAATATATAGATGTGACAAATTTCTATAAAAAAAGAGTAGGAGTAATAAAAGGAACGTACATAGACAAGGAGTTTTCTGAAAAATATGAGTTTTTAAATAGTGAAATTATTGATATTGAAACAAGAGAAAAAGGTATTCAAATGTTGAAAAGTGGAGCTATCGATGGCTTTGTAGCTGATAACCAATATGGGTTTATTGATACTTTGAGTAAGATAGAGTTGAATAGAATCCCTACAATGGTGACAACTTTGGCTGTTCCTAAAAGTGAAAAAAAGCTATATGAAGATTTGAAAAAGTATTTTGAGAATATCTCACCAAATAGTTTGAAAGATATGATTAGTGAATCTAGAAGAGAATTTTATAAAGATAAATTTAAGAATAAGTACGAATCTTTAAAAAATCGAGAAATTAATGTTGTTTTTCCAGGAGAAAAAAGTAATTATCCGTTGTATTATTCAGAAGATGGAGAGGAAAAAGGGATAACAGCAGAATATCTATCTGATGTGGCAGATATATTAGGATTGAAATTAAATAGAATAGTTTATGCAGAAAGTAAAGATTGGGAAGATAATCATATAACTGCTGCAGCAACAATTGAGACAAGTGTTGAAAAAGGTGATAATTATACAAACCCTTATTATACATTGACACCGGTAGTGTTTAATAGAAAAGAGGATGGGTTTATAACAAACTTAATAGAGGCTAGAAAAGAAAGATTTGCAGTAGTTGATAATAGTTATTATATGGATTATTTAAGAAAAAATTTGAAAGAAGAAAATTTTGTATATGTGAAAGATATGGATGAAGCAATTGAGAAGATTAGAAAAAATGAAGCTGATTATAGTATTGCTGATTACAAAACTTTGATAAATAAACTTTATAATAGTGGTTATGATCAAGAGTTAAAAATTGCGGGTATTTTAGACAAGAAATACAATCTAGCTATGGTTATTCGAAAAGATGAAGAGGAGCTATTTGAGGCTTTAAAAGAGATTTCGGCGAGTTTCTTAAATGAAAATATGACTAAAAATATATACTGGTTGAAAAATAATTATGAAGTTACTGATTATAAAAGACTAGTGGCAGTTTCTTTGGGATTATTTTTAATAAGTTTAATTCTTATGTATAGAGCAAAAAAAGGATTGTTGGAGAAGAAAAAATATCAAGAGTTGATGATGTCGTTGGTTTCATCATTAGAAGCTGTAAATCAATTTAATGACTTTGAAACAGGGAATCATATAAAAAGATTAAATATGTACTCTGAACTATTAGCTAACAAATTAGGATGTAGTAAAAAGTTTTGTGAAGAGATTGGAAGTGTTGCATCATTACATGATGTTGGAAAGATTGGAATAGATAGAAGTGTTTTGAAAAAACCAGGGAAACTTACAGAAGAGGAGTTTGAGGTAATAAAAGCACATCCTGAGATAGGGTATGAAATAATAAAAAAATCTGGTGTCAGCGTGATGGCTGAAAATATAGCAAGATATCACCATGAAAAATGGAATGGAAAAGGATATCCAAAAGGATTAAAAGGAGAAGATATTCCTTTAGAAGCTAGAATAGTATCTATAGTTGATGTGTATGATGCCTTGAGGCAAAAGCGAGTTTATAAAGAGGGATTTAGCCATGAGAAATCGATTGAGATAATCAAAAAAGAAAGTGGAGAAAGTTTCGATCCAGAACTTGTAAGACTATTTTTAGAAAACGAATTAAAGTTTGAAAGATTATTTAATAGTAATAATTAG
- a CDS encoding diguanylate cyclase, with protein MKVLLLLLLIHIKIFSFEYIPKTSQDKLNYIKLKREKVKVGLVENQFLKEEFQNESLIVYIKDFLENYLDLDVEYQIGSEEEIKHLLKNKSVSIAALIPKRFGNEEGIIYTDEVVESKYKKLDRSGTAPLSFGVRVSDSSSLDVINNALRYGYQKRIDEFLIKKNRELRKNIFLKSLTEEELEYFKKINTKEFKIAYIEANTLAYYSTYKKGYVGILPEIINVLEKELDFRIEEVKTRTGEFSEVYNLFDKNYTDIISMGICSDKDCSTKSELSFTRELFKIPIYRVYNENVLNVSENKIGVVKKSIEGMRVNSIYLPQDLIFFSSQNEMLKAFANNKLKSMIVLDINRVSQKNTRARIVNVMGIHLVLKSKYSLEKSILDKIFEHYIDFEELNEKIEKDRNEILITKNLETKNHLFLLKSGVTLLFFMFITLLFNWSRSIKIEKQVTFDALTGLFGRNTFDKFCKNEKYEKGVAILIDLDNFKAANDKFGHHVGDEVLKEYSQIIKKVFRSEFGEQNLFRISGDEFYCFIEKNNYIIIIDELIRCLKRSDLLKRCEVGSSIGIYQKREKDSMKEAFMYADVAMYRAKKEKGHTFFLVEESNFFKDKESMILKKLMQKNSYTLKLKRIKNRYLDEDIVSIIPEVILETQILGEVEYKTFILVAEELEMLEKIELEILELVLKGIEVYKRNRDVRVVVDMHLKTLSVKNIWEKIEEILDRCNIIRIKINLNLLESKNEIALNEVFDNLFQLKLLKIDFIMKDLNIKSKKGHR; from the coding sequence GTGAAAGTTTTATTACTTTTGTTATTGATTCATATAAAAATATTTTCTTTTGAGTATATACCAAAAACATCTCAAGATAAATTGAATTATATAAAATTAAAAAGAGAAAAAGTAAAGGTCGGATTAGTTGAAAATCAATTTTTAAAAGAGGAATTTCAGAATGAGAGTTTGATAGTTTATATTAAAGATTTTTTAGAAAACTACTTGGATTTAGATGTAGAGTATCAAATTGGAAGTGAGGAAGAGATAAAGCATCTTTTAAAAAATAAGAGTGTATCTATAGCAGCATTGATACCAAAAAGATTTGGAAACGAAGAGGGGATAATTTATACAGATGAAGTAGTGGAGAGTAAATATAAAAAACTAGATCGAAGTGGAACAGCTCCTTTAAGTTTCGGAGTAAGAGTTTCGGATAGTAGTTCGTTAGATGTAATAAATAATGCTCTTCGGTATGGATATCAAAAAAGAATTGATGAGTTTTTGATAAAAAAAAATAGAGAGTTAAGAAAAAATATTTTTTTAAAAAGTTTAACAGAAGAAGAGTTGGAATATTTTAAAAAAATTAATACAAAAGAATTTAAAATTGCCTATATAGAAGCGAATACATTAGCTTATTATTCTACATACAAAAAAGGTTATGTGGGGATTTTACCAGAAATAATAAATGTATTAGAGAAAGAGTTGGACTTTAGAATAGAGGAGGTAAAAACAAGGACAGGAGAGTTCTCTGAGGTATATAATCTTTTTGATAAAAATTATACAGATATAATTTCGATGGGAATCTGTAGTGATAAAGATTGCTCAACTAAAAGTGAATTGTCGTTTACTCGAGAACTTTTTAAAATACCAATATATAGAGTCTACAATGAGAATGTTTTGAATGTGAGTGAAAATAAGATAGGGGTTGTAAAAAAATCAATTGAAGGGATGAGAGTAAACTCTATCTATTTACCTCAAGATTTAATATTTTTTTCATCACAGAATGAAATGTTAAAAGCATTTGCTAACAATAAACTAAAAAGTATGATAGTTTTAGATATAAATAGGGTAAGTCAAAAAAACACTAGAGCAAGAATCGTAAATGTTATGGGGATTCATCTAGTTTTAAAATCTAAATATAGTTTAGAGAAATCAATTTTAGATAAAATTTTTGAACACTATATAGATTTTGAAGAGTTAAATGAGAAGATTGAAAAAGATAGAAATGAGATTTTAATAACAAAAAATTTAGAAACTAAAAATCATCTGTTTTTATTGAAAAGTGGTGTCACTCTTTTATTTTTCATGTTTATAACCTTACTTTTTAATTGGAGTCGAAGCATTAAAATAGAAAAACAAGTAACTTTTGATGCTTTAACAGGATTGTTTGGAAGAAATACATTTGATAAGTTTTGTAAAAATGAAAAATATGAAAAAGGGGTTGCAATACTTATTGATTTAGATAATTTTAAAGCTGCAAACGATAAGTTTGGACACCATGTGGGTGATGAGGTTTTAAAAGAGTACTCTCAAATAATAAAGAAAGTTTTTAGAAGTGAGTTTGGAGAGCAGAATCTGTTTAGAATATCTGGAGATGAGTTTTACTGTTTTATAGAGAAGAATAACTATATAATCATAATAGATGAGTTGATAAGATGTTTGAAAAGAAGTGATCTTTTGAAAAGGTGCGAAGTAGGGTCTAGTATTGGAATTTATCAGAAAAGAGAAAAGGATTCTATGAAAGAAGCCTTTATGTATGCAGATGTTGCAATGTATAGAGCTAAAAAAGAAAAGGGACACACATTTTTCTTAGTGGAGGAATCTAACTTTTTTAAAGATAAGGAATCGATGATTTTAAAAAAACTTATGCAGAAAAATAGCTACACATTGAAACTAAAAAGAATTAAAAACAGATATCTAGATGAAGATATTGTGAGTATTATTCCTGAGGTGATATTAGAAACACAGATATTAGGTGAAGTAGAATATAAAACTTTTATTTTAGTAGCTGAAGAGTTAGAGATGTTAGAAAAAATAGAGTTAGAAATTTTAGAATTGGTTTTAAAAGGAATAGAGGTTTATAAGCGGAATAGGGATGTGCGTGTAGTTGTTGATATGCACTTAAAGACATTGTCGGTTAAAAATATATGGGAAAAAATTGAAGAGATATTAGACCGTTGTAATATAATTCGAATCAAAATCAATTTAAATCTTTTAGAAAGTAAAAATGAAATTGCTTTAAATGAGGTATTTGATAATTTATTTCAACTGAAACTCTTAAAGATTGATTTTATTATGAAAGATTTAAATATTAAAAGTAAAAAAGGACACCGTTAA
- a CDS encoding YibE/F family protein, translating to MKKILLPVLVIISIFMMAVYSPKLSQGLKGKARFPQEFVQGEVVKVIKEDLMKDPVVKGKFRGSQTLEVKILEGKYKNQEFVVYNSLSALHNVYADQGLKAIFTVKEEGTKPTVWLYNLKRDRSIYVLGAIFIGAVILLGRMKGVKSLLALAFTGSVIIYILLPLLFKGVDPISTSILLSSIIIVVSFLLIGGYDRKTYSAIIGTISGITIAGLISFGFGKIMRLSGLNLSEGQQLLYITRDFRLQIEGLLFVSILIASLGAVMDVAMSISSSVNEIYQHKKSLTSKELFHSAMEIGKDIVGTMINTLILAFAGGSLPLMMMIWGYGMVYQQFINIPAIAIEIVNALAGSIGIIATVPVTAVVSILLIKRKGEEY from the coding sequence ATGAAGAAGATATTATTACCAGTGTTAGTTATAATCTCTATTTTTATGATGGCGGTTTATTCACCAAAATTGAGTCAAGGCTTGAAAGGGAAAGCTAGATTCCCACAAGAGTTTGTACAGGGAGAGGTTGTAAAGGTTATAAAAGAGGATTTGATGAAGGATCCAGTTGTAAAAGGTAAATTTAGAGGAAGCCAAACTCTAGAGGTTAAAATACTCGAAGGAAAGTACAAAAATCAGGAATTCGTAGTTTATAACTCTTTAAGTGCACTACATAATGTGTATGCTGATCAGGGCTTGAAGGCAATATTCACTGTGAAAGAGGAAGGAACTAAACCAACGGTTTGGTTGTATAATCTTAAAAGAGATAGATCGATATATGTTTTAGGAGCTATTTTTATAGGAGCCGTAATTCTATTAGGTAGAATGAAAGGTGTGAAATCATTATTAGCACTAGCTTTTACAGGGTCTGTAATAATATATATTTTGTTACCGCTTTTATTTAAAGGAGTTGACCCTATTTCGACGTCAATACTACTTTCATCAATAATAATTGTTGTGAGTTTTTTATTGATAGGGGGCTATGATAGGAAAACATATTCTGCTATAATAGGGACGATATCTGGAATTACAATAGCAGGATTAATATCTTTTGGTTTTGGTAAAATTATGAGATTGAGTGGCTTGAATTTATCAGAGGGGCAGCAGCTGTTATATATAACAAGAGATTTCAGATTGCAAATAGAGGGATTACTGTTTGTTTCAATACTGATAGCATCATTAGGGGCTGTTATGGACGTGGCTATGTCTATTTCATCTTCGGTTAATGAAATCTATCAACATAAAAAGAGTCTAACGTCAAAGGAGTTATTCCACTCTGCAATGGAAATAGGAAAAGATATTGTTGGGACTATGATTAACACTTTAATTTTAGCTTTTGCGGGTGGATCGTTGCCACTGATGATGATGATATGGGGTTATGGAATGGTATATCAACAGTTTATTAATATACCAGCAATAGCTATAGAGATTGTCAACGCATTAGCAGGAAGTATAGGAATAATAGCAACTGTACCTGTAACAGCAGTTGTATCAATATTATTAATAAAAAGAAAAGGGGAGGAATATTAG
- the gap gene encoding type I glyceraldehyde-3-phosphate dehydrogenase: protein MAVKVAINGFGRIGRLALRLMINNPEFEVVAINDLTDAKTLAHLFKYDSAQGRFNGTIEVIEGGFSVNGREIKVLADRDPKNLPWGELNVDVVLECTGFFTSQEKAGLHLEAGAKKVVISAPATGDIKTVVYNTNHNILDGTETVISGASCTTNCLAPMAKVLNDNFGIVEGLMTTIHAYTNDQNTLDGPHGKGDLRRARAAAANIVPNTTGAAKAIGLVIPELAGKLDGAAQRVPVITGSLTELVTVLEKPVTVAEINAAMKAAANESFGYTEEELVSSDIIGIEFGSLFDATQTRVMTVGDKQLVKTVSWYDNEMSYTAQLIRTLKLFVEISK, encoded by the coding sequence ATGGCAGTTAAAGTAGCGATTAATGGATTCGGAAGAATTGGAAGATTAGCATTAAGATTAATGATCAACAACCCAGAGTTTGAGGTAGTAGCAATAAACGATTTAACAGACGCAAAAACTCTTGCACACTTATTCAAATATGACTCAGCACAAGGTAGATTCAACGGAACTATCGAGGTTATCGAAGGAGGATTCTCAGTAAACGGAAGAGAAATCAAAGTTTTAGCTGATAGAGATCCTAAAAACTTACCATGGGGAGAATTAAACGTAGACGTTGTTCTTGAGTGTACTGGATTCTTCACTTCTCAAGAGAAAGCTGGACTTCACTTAGAAGCTGGAGCTAAAAAAGTAGTTATCTCTGCACCTGCAACAGGAGATATCAAAACTGTAGTTTACAACACTAACCACAACATCTTAGATGGTACAGAAACAGTAATTTCTGGAGCTTCTTGTACTACTAACTGTTTAGCACCAATGGCTAAAGTATTAAACGACAACTTCGGAATCGTAGAAGGTTTAATGACTACAATCCATGCTTACACTAATGACCAAAACACATTAGATGGACCACACGGAAAAGGAGATTTAAGAAGAGCTAGAGCTGCTGCTGCTAACATCGTTCCTAACACAACTGGAGCTGCAAAAGCAATCGGATTAGTAATTCCTGAATTAGCTGGAAAATTAGATGGAGCTGCTCAAAGAGTACCAGTAATCACTGGATCATTAACTGAGTTAGTAACTGTATTAGAGAAGCCAGTAACTGTAGCTGAAATCAACGCTGCAATGAAAGCTGCTGCTAACGAATCATTCGGATACACTGAAGAAGAATTAGTATCTTCTGATATCATCGGAATCGAGTTTGGATCTTTATTCGATGCAACTCAAACAAGAGTTATGACAGTTGGAGATAAGCAATTAGTTAAGACAGTTTCTTGGTACGATAACGAAATGTCTTACACTGCTCAATTAATCAGAACTTTAAAATTATTCGTAGAAATCTCTAAGTAA